One segment of Erigeron canadensis isolate Cc75 chromosome 2, C_canadensis_v1, whole genome shotgun sequence DNA contains the following:
- the LOC122587637 gene encoding zinc finger MYM-type protein 1-like, with protein MQRYGSDDGRSGGGDGGEGSSQDDDRGGDCDEYYSPTTHKAYCFLCYLYKDKPNEQSGHSAFSCEGFDNWKKVNDWNNCPFLKHIKSSTHKKAFVFATNLVNKEAHVENFIEKESEEQIRKNRLRLKGTIDVVHWLQYQACTLRGHDESSNSKNQGNFLELLKLLVSYNDDLVNVILANAPRNCKYTSFDIQQEVLSIMANKVRKYIREEVGDSWFCVMVDESRDESKKEQMAIVLRFVDAKGVIRERFLDTVHVENTVEATLKASLWNRLLNQNFDTGKICGQGYDGASNMSGEWNGLQALVRQHSPYAYYIHCFAHSNCHNELQKAKAIEIKELLELGEIKSGKGKN; from the exons ATTATTCTCCAACAACACACAAGGCTTAttgttttttatgttatttgtatAAGGATAAACCAAATGAGCAAAGTGGTCATAGTGCATTTAGTTGTGAAGGATTTGACAATTGGAAAAAGGTTAATGATTGGAATAATTGTCCTTTTTTGAAGCACATTAAATCTTCAACACACAAAAAGGCATTTGTGTTTGCTACTaatttagtgaataaagaagcaCACGTTGAAAATTTCATagaaaaagaaagtgaagagCAAATAAGGAAAAACCGTTTAAGATTGAAAGGTACAATTGATGTAGTTCATTGGTTACAATACCAAGCTTGTACTTTACGAGGACATGATGAATCTTCCAATTCAAAGAATCAAGGTAACTTTCTTGAATTGCTAAAACTATTAGTTTCTTATAATGATGATCTTGTAAATGTTATTTTGGCAAATGCTCCTAGAAATTGCAAGTATACATCTTTCGATATCCAACAAGAAGTTCTTAGTATTATGGCAAATAAAGTGAGAAAGTATATACGGGAAGAAGTGGGGGATTCTTGGTTTTGTGTCATGGTTGATGAGTCACGGGATGAATCCAAAAAAGAGCAAATGGCCATAGTCTTAAGATTTGTTGATGCGAAAGGGGTGATACGGGAAAGGTTCTTGGATACAGTTCATGTAGAAAATACTGTTGAGGCGACTTTAAAGGCTAGTTTGTGGAATAGACTTTTGAATCAAAACTTTGATACTGGAAAAATTTGTGGTCAAGGTTATGATGGTGCTAGCAATATGAGTGGGGAATGGAACGGATTACAGGCACTCGTTCGGCAACATAGTCCTTATGCATATTACATTCATTGCTTTGCTCACAG TAATTGTCACAATGAGTTACAAAAGGCGAAGGCAATTGAGATTAAAGAATTACTGGAGTTGGGTGAAATCAAATCGGGAAAAGGAAAAAACTAG